The window ATTTTCTGGTTGAAGGCAAAGCACCCAAAATTAGGACTACTCATTACATTGCAGGAGGTTCTAGCTGAGTCCTCAGGCAAGTTGCGTAGTCTGTTGGCTTATGGGTGGTGACATATACGGTTTAGGTGTATATGGCTTGGGTAGAGATACACTGAATCTACAAACTCAAGTTGTAGTTTTACGGATTTTTTCTCCTCTAGATGAGCCATCCTATTTTGGTAGGCGGCGTCCCACCCAAGCAACGGCAAAAAATCCCAAAAGCAGCCAGATAACCGCAATTACAACGGCGGCTATCCAGCTTGTAGGCTTAACTTCATTCATGGTGGCTTCCGCCTTTTCACGGCACTCCGTTAAAACCGTTGGAGGAATCATCTTTATCACCAAAATTATCCCCAACGGCACTAATACCAGGTCATCCACATAACCTAGGATGGGAATCACATCTGGAATTAAGTCAATTGGGCTTAAAGCATAAGCTACAACAAAGCCTGCAAAAACTCTGGCGTACCAAGGTACTCTAGGGTCTTTACAGGCTATATAGATAGCATAGGTTTCTTTTTTTAGTTGCCTAACCCGTCGCTTCCAGGTTTGCATTTTGGGGACTTTCGCACAGAAACTTCCTTATCCCAACACGGCTGAAACCGGTTGTTTGAGCGCTTCTTTCAGCAGTTCTACCTTATCGGTTTGTTCCCAAGGCAGATCCAAATCATTACGTCCAAAATGACCGTAAGCCGCAATATTTTGATAGAAACGACCGCCACGTTCTGCGGGTAAGCGACGCAGATTAAACGCCTGGATAATCCCAGCCGGACGGAGTTCAAAATGCTGCTTAGCCAGTTCCAGTAATTGCTCTTCTGGGATTTTGCCAGTCCCAAAGGTTTCTATCATGATACTGACGGGTCGAGCTACCCCGATCGCATAACTCACCTGAACTTCACATTTGTCCGCTAGACCCGCTGCCACAATATTTTTCGCCATATAGCGACAAGCATAAGCCGCAGAGCGGTCTACCTTGGTGGGGTCTTTGCCGGAGAACGCACCGCCACCATGACGGGAGTAGCCACCATAGGTATCCACAATGATTTTACGACCCGTCAGACCTGAATCGCCCTGAGGGCCACCAATGACAAATTTGCCGGTGGGATTAACCAGAAAGCGAGTTTGGTTATCGGGCTGAATTTCCAGGTCGGTGAAAATCGGTTGTACCACCGCTGACCACAAATCTTCTCTAATCTTGGCTTGAACATCCGCATCACTCGTAAGATCGCCAATTGTAGCGGTATGTTGGGTGGAAATCAAAATCGTGTCAATTCCAACGGGTTTTCCGTCTTCGTAGATGACACTCACTTGGGTTTTTCCATCCGGGCGGAGATAGGGTAACTGCCCCAATTTCCGCACCTCTGCCAAACGGCGAGAGATTCTGTGGGCGAGGCTGATGGGCAAGGGCATCATTTCGGGCGTTTCGTTGCAAGCAAAGCCAAACATCAGACCTTGATCGCCTGCGCCGATCGCATCTAATTCATCTTCACTCAGGTCTTCCCGGCTTTCCTGCGCGGTTGTCACGCCTTGAGCAATATCAGGGGATTGCTCATCCAAAGCCACTAAGACAGCACAGCTATTCGCCGAGAAACCATTGACGGCATCCGTGTAGCCAATTTCAGCAATTTTCTTACGTGCTAAATCGACAAAATTAACGTGAGCTTTGGAAGTGATTTCACCCGTAATCAGAACCAACCCAGTATTAACAACAACCTCAGCAGCAACACGGCTGTGGTCGTCTAAAGTCAGTAGAGCATCCAAGATGGTATCAGAAATCTGATCGCAGATTTTGTCAGGATGACCTTCAGTAACCGATTCAGAGGTAAATAAGTAACGACGTGACAACGATCAATTCTCCTTGAGAGGTGACTGGCTCAATGAAGGGTTTGGGCTAATTTCAGCCACAGTAGCCTTCAATCAGAACAACATTAGCCTGCAATCATACCAGCAATTGCAGCTTTTGGTAGCTTGATAAGCTGACTCTTGAGAAAGTCTTTAAAAAGTTTAGGCAAATATTAACCTCGATTTGCCTTATTTTCAATCTATAGATAGTTTCTTAAATCTAAAAAAGCCGCTATCTGCAATTTTCAGATGAGATTTGAGCTAAAGCTTCTCCTCAATCCTTAATTCAGGAAGTCCCTCTAGTTTTTCCAGAGGCTGAACTTCTTCTAACAAGGGCATGAGAATCGTTAAGCCACCCGGAATACATTCAACATCAATCGGCGTCGTGCCAATAATTTCTCCATCAAGGGCAACTTTCTGAGGTGGATCGGTGGTAACTTTGATACGTCTGGCTCGCAGATAGCCAATATCATCCCGTTCGGCAGCATCGCCACTCAAAGCTGTTTGTAGT of the Allocoleopsis franciscana PCC 7113 genome contains:
- a CDS encoding DUF1232 domain-containing protein; amino-acid sequence: MQTWKRRVRQLKKETYAIYIACKDPRVPWYARVFAGFVVAYALSPIDLIPDVIPILGYVDDLVLVPLGIILVIKMIPPTVLTECREKAEATMNEVKPTSWIAAVVIAVIWLLLGFFAVAWVGRRLPK
- the metK gene encoding methionine adenosyltransferase, with protein sequence MSRRYLFTSESVTEGHPDKICDQISDTILDALLTLDDHSRVAAEVVVNTGLVLITGEITSKAHVNFVDLARKKIAEIGYTDAVNGFSANSCAVLVALDEQSPDIAQGVTTAQESREDLSEDELDAIGAGDQGLMFGFACNETPEMMPLPISLAHRISRRLAEVRKLGQLPYLRPDGKTQVSVIYEDGKPVGIDTILISTQHTATIGDLTSDADVQAKIREDLWSAVVQPIFTDLEIQPDNQTRFLVNPTGKFVIGGPQGDSGLTGRKIIVDTYGGYSRHGGGAFSGKDPTKVDRSAAYACRYMAKNIVAAGLADKCEVQVSYAIGVARPVSIMIETFGTGKIPEEQLLELAKQHFELRPAGIIQAFNLRRLPAERGGRFYQNIAAYGHFGRNDLDLPWEQTDKVELLKEALKQPVSAVLG